One genomic region from Halobacteriovorax vibrionivorans encodes:
- a CDS encoding S8 family serine peptidase translates to MSIKSILAPAIISAMALSPLAADHVPGELIVKLKKDVAAENFFGHSLTGASLDRRIELSSGDLYVVKFNESLVSIDTLAKQMNERAEVEYAEPNFIYEIVKPIVHTNVLDEILNYQDASDNGAYYTPADAKFGKLWGLRNTGSNGPRGVNAVEGADVDALKAWEITKGDRAIKIAVIDTGIDYNHPDLRDQMWVNEAEANGQPGVDDDGNGYVDDIHGYDFANNDGDPIDGHSHGTHCAGTIGASHNAIGVAGVMRDVQFVAVKFLTDSGSGSTEAAIKSIDYATKIGVDIMSNSWGGGGRSEALQEAIERANDAGIVFTAAAGNSSTDNDSRPHYPSNYNVDNVISVAATTAADELASFSCYGRSTVHIGAPGHEILSTVKNGGYASYSGTSMATPHVSGVIGLFLAENKDLTPLQIRNKVMVTSDPVAALRGKTINSGRINAYNLLTNTIPERNEPNPEDWQTVDAPLFESAHPYSENEVMETVYEVEGAKFIRLRIRKFDLENRYDYIEIRDAKGTLIEKVTGSGENYTSFFAEGGTLKLTFKSDRSVQKWGFVIDQVDVQY, encoded by the coding sequence ATGAGTATTAAATCTATTTTAGCGCCAGCTATTATTTCAGCAATGGCACTTTCACCACTTGCAGCTGATCATGTTCCAGGAGAACTGATTGTAAAGCTTAAGAAAGATGTTGCAGCAGAGAACTTTTTTGGACATTCACTAACGGGAGCATCACTTGATCGTCGTATCGAGCTATCATCAGGTGACCTATATGTTGTGAAGTTTAATGAATCACTTGTGTCAATTGACACTCTTGCAAAGCAAATGAATGAAAGAGCAGAAGTTGAATATGCTGAGCCTAACTTCATTTACGAAATCGTAAAGCCAATTGTACACACAAATGTTCTTGATGAAATTCTAAACTATCAAGATGCTTCTGATAATGGTGCATACTATACACCAGCAGATGCTAAGTTTGGAAAACTTTGGGGACTTAGAAACACAGGTTCTAATGGGCCACGTGGTGTAAATGCTGTCGAAGGTGCTGACGTTGATGCACTTAAGGCATGGGAAATCACAAAAGGTGATCGCGCAATTAAAATCGCTGTAATCGATACAGGGATTGATTACAACCACCCAGATCTAAGAGATCAAATGTGGGTAAACGAAGCAGAAGCAAATGGTCAGCCAGGTGTTGATGATGACGGAAATGGTTATGTTGATGATATCCATGGTTATGACTTCGCTAATAATGACGGTGATCCTATTGATGGACATTCTCATGGTACACACTGTGCAGGAACAATCGGTGCTTCACACAACGCTATTGGTGTTGCTGGTGTAATGAGAGATGTTCAATTTGTAGCGGTTAAGTTTTTAACTGATAGTGGTTCAGGTTCAACTGAAGCTGCGATCAAGTCAATTGATTATGCTACAAAAATTGGTGTTGATATTATGTCAAACTCTTGGGGAGGGGGCGGACGCTCTGAAGCACTTCAAGAAGCAATCGAAAGAGCTAATGATGCAGGTATCGTATTTACGGCCGCAGCAGGTAACTCTTCAACTGATAACGATTCAAGACCACACTACCCATCAAACTACAATGTTGATAACGTAATTTCAGTTGCTGCAACAACAGCTGCTGATGAACTAGCAAGCTTTTCTTGTTACGGACGTTCAACAGTTCATATTGGTGCACCAGGGCATGAGATTCTATCAACTGTTAAAAATGGTGGATATGCTTCTTACTCAGGAACTTCAATGGCAACTCCTCATGTTTCAGGTGTAATTGGTCTTTTCCTAGCTGAAAATAAGGATCTAACTCCACTACAAATCAGAAATAAAGTTATGGTAACTTCTGATCCAGTAGCGGCACTTAGAGGTAAGACTATTAACTCTGGACGTATTAACGCTTACAATCTTTTAACGAATACAATTCCTGAAAGAAACGAGCCAAATCCAGAAGATTGGCAAACAGTTGATGCTCCTCTTTTTGAGTCAGCACACCCATATTCAGAAAATGAAGTTATGGAAACTGTTTACGAAGTTGAAGGTGCAAAATTCATTCGTCTAAGAATTCGTAAGTTTGACCTTGAGAATCGTTATGACTACATCGAGATTAGAGATGCTAAAGGTACTTTAATTGAGAAGGTAACTGGTAGCGGTGAGAACTACACTTCTTTCTTTGCTGAAGGTGGAACACTTAAATTAACATTTAAGTCAGACCGTTCAGTTCAGAAGTGGGGATTTGTTATTGATCAAGTTGATGTTCAATACTAA
- a CDS encoding DUF4340 domain-containing protein: MQNIRRNYFSASLVSILFVTLLFGAVISEFFQAPVITSKELSNLQFLFTSDQIDDVDSLSLASNLGRFSLAKNNGQWIITQPRRINANEATITKLLDSLKNVKIKKIFPKDPINLSNFSLDNPTSTITLKNEDGIDETISFGLINPIDNSTYVVSDSDNAIYHVNAVKFSLEKLDLPSLIDSRVFSYAPSDITAITVINSGKLRFAFERNKNDIWISGNNALNDELVQDFLVKLTSFKSNLILDKRTDKMNERIERYLKKPYYKVIVKIKSGEEIEYDLSWVLTSLPDLNIEKKENFIIRASNREHPFLVSKEYLSVLYKRIRSFRPSPLNKIIY, translated from the coding sequence ATGCAAAATATTAGACGTAACTATTTCTCAGCAAGCCTTGTTTCAATTCTCTTTGTGACTCTCCTATTTGGAGCTGTTATAAGCGAGTTTTTTCAAGCACCCGTGATAACTTCAAAAGAACTTTCGAATCTACAGTTTCTTTTCACAAGTGATCAAATTGATGACGTAGATAGTCTCTCTCTTGCATCAAACCTAGGACGATTTAGTCTTGCAAAGAATAATGGCCAATGGATCATTACTCAGCCTCGACGAATTAATGCCAATGAAGCGACAATCACAAAGCTTCTCGATTCACTAAAGAATGTAAAAATAAAAAAGATCTTTCCAAAAGATCCTATCAATTTATCAAACTTCTCTCTCGATAATCCAACTTCAACTATTACTCTAAAGAATGAGGATGGAATTGATGAAACAATCTCTTTTGGACTAATTAATCCAATTGATAACTCGACTTATGTTGTAAGTGATAGTGATAATGCTATCTACCACGTAAACGCTGTAAAGTTCTCTCTGGAAAAACTAGACCTTCCATCTCTAATTGATTCACGAGTCTTTAGTTATGCTCCAAGTGATATTACGGCCATTACTGTTATAAATTCAGGAAAGCTGCGTTTTGCTTTTGAAAGAAATAAGAATGACATATGGATATCTGGAAATAATGCTTTAAATGATGAATTAGTCCAAGACTTTCTTGTTAAATTAACAAGCTTCAAATCGAATCTTATTTTAGATAAGAGAACAGATAAAATGAATGAAAGAATTGAGCGCTACCTAAAGAAGCCATATTATAAAGTTATTGTAAAAATTAAATCAGGAGAAGAGATTGAATATGACCTTTCATGGGTATTAACTTCTCTACCAGACTTAAATATTGAGAAAAAAGAAAACTTTATTATTCGTGCATCAAATAGAGAACACCCGTTCCTTGTAAGTAAGGAATACCTAAGTGTACTCTACAAAAGAATAAGAAGCTTTAGACCAAGTCCACTCAATAAGATAATTTACTAA
- a CDS encoding HD-GYP domain-containing protein — protein sequence MNALDIFRKSHLALNLTPFTIRELFNIPTTPCDVFIFEDGKFKHSLYRGTYVANDTLKEMIERGHTIVFASNEQREELKELQQNTLRQVTRSFSMGDTYQNCKNQLNLITINLRYLFEDPTDDNALNLQYQSLKVLANFLIKNPKMHEPLYRYYAAQGHHYIFAQPLLSSIFLVGILKTSQLYNDKDIENFFITSYFKDIGMSAIPIDKFDKENLSEMDKVLLAKHPIISARILQGRIQLSPAHMKVIENHHTFSIIDKYDTDNQHIKNLTVTGFETLMVNVCDIVAAMISTRPYREALSIFEALEKIRSHIGSEYPHEFKIIINYFRNFFTTSVR from the coding sequence ATGAATGCATTGGATATTTTCCGAAAATCCCATTTGGCCCTAAACCTCACACCTTTTACGATAAGGGAGCTCTTTAATATCCCGACAACCCCATGTGATGTTTTTATCTTTGAAGATGGTAAATTTAAGCATTCACTATATCGTGGCACCTATGTTGCTAACGATACTTTAAAGGAAATGATTGAAAGAGGTCATACTATAGTCTTTGCAAGTAATGAGCAAAGAGAAGAGTTAAAGGAATTACAACAAAATACCCTAAGACAGGTAACAAGATCCTTTTCAATGGGTGATACATATCAAAATTGCAAAAATCAGCTCAATCTTATTACCATTAATCTTCGCTATCTCTTTGAAGATCCAACGGATGATAATGCATTAAATCTTCAGTATCAAAGTCTAAAGGTTCTCGCCAACTTTCTAATAAAGAACCCAAAGATGCACGAGCCACTATATCGTTACTATGCGGCCCAAGGGCATCATTATATTTTTGCTCAACCCCTACTTTCCTCAATCTTTCTCGTAGGGATTCTGAAAACATCTCAACTCTATAATGATAAAGATATTGAGAACTTTTTTATCACAAGTTACTTTAAGGATATTGGAATGTCGGCCATTCCTATTGATAAATTCGATAAAGAGAATCTTTCTGAGATGGATAAAGTCCTACTTGCGAAACACCCAATTATTTCTGCAAGAATTCTGCAAGGAAGGATTCAGCTCTCACCTGCTCATATGAAGGTCATTGAAAACCATCACACGTTCAGTATTATCGATAAATACGACACTGATAATCAACATATCAAGAACCTGACTGTAACAGGTTTTGAAACGCTCATGGTTAACGTCTGTGATATCGTTGCGGCCATGATCTCAACACGCCCTTATAGAGAGGCTTTATCGATCTTTGAAGCCTTAGAGAAAATACGTTCACATATTGGAAGTGAGTACCCACACGAATTTAAAATTATCATTAACTACTTTCGCAATTTCTTTACAACATCAGTCAGGTAA
- the pstS gene encoding phosphate ABC transporter substrate-binding protein PstS, with protein sequence MIRKLIILCAALSALSAHAMKINAAGASFPYAIYSKWFSEYSKQNPDVQFNYQPIGSGGGIRQLIKETVDFGASDAPMKEKDKKKAKWPVLHVPMVLGAVAIAYNHPEVKDQLKLDGPTLADIYLGKITKWNAPQIQKLNPEMKLPESDILVVRRADGSGTTKNFADYLVDVSSEWKQRVGTGKSLRWPTGIGAKGNDGVTSMVENTTGTITYMDLAHARKNNIKTVALKNKAGVYINPTVEAVSASAKGFTPKGKELTGSLINSADKDAYPISALTYILLPMVEKDQKRVEIYKFVEWAITKGQNYAKELFYAPLPEELSKKVVKKVKSL encoded by the coding sequence ATGATTAGAAAGCTCATTATACTTTGTGCCGCACTATCTGCACTAAGTGCTCATGCAATGAAAATTAATGCTGCTGGTGCTTCATTCCCATATGCCATTTACTCAAAATGGTTTTCAGAATACTCAAAACAAAATCCTGACGTACAATTCAATTACCAGCCAATTGGATCAGGTGGAGGTATTCGCCAACTAATTAAAGAAACAGTTGATTTTGGTGCCTCTGATGCTCCAATGAAAGAAAAAGATAAGAAGAAAGCAAAGTGGCCAGTACTTCACGTTCCAATGGTTTTAGGTGCAGTGGCGATTGCTTATAATCACCCAGAAGTTAAAGATCAGCTTAAACTTGATGGTCCAACTTTAGCAGATATCTACCTTGGTAAAATCACAAAGTGGAATGCTCCACAAATTCAAAAATTAAATCCAGAAATGAAACTTCCAGAGAGTGATATTCTAGTTGTTCGTCGTGCTGATGGTTCAGGAACAACGAAGAATTTCGCTGACTACCTAGTCGACGTAAGTTCAGAATGGAAGCAAAGAGTTGGAACTGGAAAGTCTCTAAGATGGCCAACAGGAATAGGAGCAAAAGGAAATGATGGTGTAACTTCAATGGTAGAAAACACTACTGGCACTATCACTTATATGGACCTTGCTCACGCCAGAAAGAATAATATCAAAACAGTTGCTCTAAAAAATAAAGCAGGTGTCTACATTAATCCAACAGTTGAAGCTGTATCAGCATCGGCCAAAGGATTTACTCCAAAAGGTAAAGAATTAACTGGCTCACTAATCAATAGTGCCGATAAAGATGCATATCCTATTAGTGCCTTAACTTATATTCTTTTACCAATGGTTGAGAAGGACCAAAAAAGAGTCGAGATCTATAAATTTGTAGAATGGGCCATAACTAAAGGTCAAAATTACGCAAAAGAGCTTTTCTACGCTCCATTACCAGAAGAACTTTCCAAAAAGGTTGTTAAGAAGGTAAAATCTCTTTAA
- the pstC gene encoding phosphate ABC transporter permease subunit PstC — translation MKLLKDFRPSSPSYQDKMAYTTLRFFSLVVIVLLLIMIGQLFFASREAFNEFGFAFITDDFWNPIDDEFGALPFIFGTVVTSLLALLIAGPVSVSVALYITEYLPKSLSNILGTFVELIAAVPSIIFGLWGLYYLAPFVKDTVTPALKSTLGFLPLFQGPSFGIGILTASIILAIMIIPTITSVAREVFRSVSILHKEAALGLGATKFEMIKIAVLKPSFSGIVGALVLGLGRALGETMAVAMVIGNTPQISKSIFAPASTMASVMANEYAEAESDLHLSALCLVGLLLFVVTFVVNLIARTIVWRQTKGRSKK, via the coding sequence ATGAAATTATTAAAAGACTTCAGGCCATCATCTCCTAGTTATCAGGATAAGATGGCCTATACTACACTAAGATTTTTTTCACTTGTTGTAATTGTTCTCCTACTTATTATGATAGGACAATTATTCTTTGCAAGTCGCGAAGCCTTTAATGAATTTGGCTTTGCTTTTATCACAGATGACTTCTGGAATCCCATCGATGATGAGTTTGGAGCACTTCCCTTTATTTTTGGAACGGTTGTAACATCTCTACTTGCACTTTTAATTGCAGGACCAGTAAGTGTAAGTGTTGCACTTTATATTACAGAATACCTTCCAAAATCTCTTTCAAATATTTTAGGGACATTTGTTGAACTTATTGCAGCGGTGCCAAGTATTATCTTTGGTCTTTGGGGACTTTATTACTTAGCTCCTTTTGTAAAAGATACTGTTACACCTGCTCTAAAATCAACTCTAGGATTTCTACCTCTATTTCAAGGTCCAAGTTTTGGAATCGGTATTTTAACTGCATCAATCATCTTAGCGATAATGATCATCCCAACGATTACTTCTGTAGCAAGAGAAGTTTTTCGCTCTGTAAGTATTCTACATAAAGAGGCAGCTCTAGGGCTTGGGGCGACTAAATTTGAAATGATTAAAATTGCAGTACTTAAGCCAAGCTTTTCAGGTATCGTTGGTGCATTAGTTCTTGGCCTTGGACGTGCCTTAGGTGAAACAATGGCCGTTGCAATGGTTATTGGAAATACACCTCAAATATCAAAATCAATTTTTGCCCCGGCTTCAACAATGGCCTCAGTTATGGCAAATGAATATGCAGAAGCTGAAAGTGATCTTCACCTATCAGCACTGTGCCTAGTTGGTCTTCTACTTTTTGTCGTCACTTTTGTCGTCAATCTAATTGCACGAACAATTGTATGGAGACAAACTAAAGGAAGGAGTAAGAAATGA